One Cynocephalus volans isolate mCynVol1 chromosome 5, mCynVol1.pri, whole genome shotgun sequence DNA window includes the following coding sequences:
- the IER3 gene encoding radiation-inducible immediate-early gene IEX-1 codes for MCHSRSSQPTMTVLRAPTPVPSTSPGPRRGSGPEIFTFDPLPEPAAAPAARPSAFRGNRKRSRRVLYPRVVVRRQLPAEEPNPAKRLLFLLLTIIFCQILMAEEGAPAPLASEDAASATSPAPTLAPPVFEPLNLTSEPSDYALDLSTFLQQHPAAF; via the exons ATGTGTCACTCCCGAAGCTCCCAACCCACCATGACCGTCCTGCGGGCTCCGACCCCAGTCCCTTCTACCAGCCCGGGCCCCCGACGAGGCTCCGGTCCCGAGATCTTCACCTTTGACCCTCTCCCGGAGCCCGCAGCGGCCCCAGCCGCGCGCCCCAGCGCCTTTCGCGGGAACCGAAAACGCAGCCGCAGGGTTCTCTACCCTCGAGTGGTG GTCCGGCGCCAGCTGCCAGCCGAGGAACCGAACCCCGCCAAAAGgctcctctttctcctgctcACAATCATCTTCTGCCAGATTCTCATGGCTGAAGAGGGTGCGCCGGCGCCCCTGGCTTCGGAGGATGCCGCCAGCGCCACGTCCCCGGCGCCCACCCTTGCGCCCCCGGTCTTCGAGCCCCTTAATCTAACCTCGGAGCCCTCGGACTACGCCCTGGACCTCAGCACTTTTCTCCAGCAACACCCGGCGGCCTTCTAA